One genomic segment of Desulfomicrobium sp. ZS1 includes these proteins:
- a CDS encoding methyltransferase domain-containing protein, with amino-acid sequence MTFDSTTLFSRQFQLQTMMGPNCLRILDELLARVDLPPKARVLDLGCGMGLTSMALAKGYGCTVTAADLWIPAEDNARRFAEAGLSDRVTAVHCEARALPFEPESFDVVVSIDAWHYFAADSAYLTTHLLPMLKPGGLLAVGVPGLRHPFGAVPDDLRPYWVDGMNFCTLQWWREMWLQCTGLTLREAFDMDCHNQAWAEWLESDNEHAKTDVVMMDMEGGRYFATHGLIGEKRSW; translated from the coding sequence ATGACCTTTGATTCGACCACACTGTTTTCCCGCCAATTCCAGCTTCAGACCATGATGGGGCCGAACTGCCTGCGCATCCTGGATGAACTGCTCGCCCGCGTCGATCTGCCGCCCAAAGCCCGCGTGCTGGACCTGGGCTGCGGCATGGGCCTGACATCCATGGCCCTGGCCAAGGGCTACGGCTGCACCGTGACCGCCGCCGACCTGTGGATCCCGGCCGAGGACAACGCCCGGCGCTTCGCCGAGGCAGGCCTCTCGGACCGCGTCACGGCCGTGCACTGCGAAGCCCGCGCCCTGCCCTTCGAGCCGGAGTCCTTCGACGTTGTGGTCAGCATCGACGCCTGGCACTACTTCGCCGCGGACTCGGCCTATCTGACCACGCACCTGCTCCCCATGCTCAAGCCCGGCGGTCTGCTTGCGGTCGGCGTCCCCGGACTGCGCCATCCCTTCGGCGCCGTGCCGGACGACCTGCGCCCCTACTGGGTCGACGGCATGAACTTCTGCACCCTGCAGTGGTGGCGGGAGATGTGGCTGCAATGCACGGGCCTGACCCTGCGCGAGGCCTTCGACATGGACTGCCACAATCAGGCCTGGGCCGAATGGCTGGAGAGCGACAACGAGCACGCCAAGACCGATGTGGTCATGATGGACATGGAAGGGGGCCGCTATTTCGCCACCCACGGCCTGATCGGTGAAAAACGAAGCTGGTGA
- a CDS encoding CD3324 family protein — MGYTNATEVLPKTVLEAVQKYIDGQCVYIPRRDDRRQAWGEKTQTRANITTRNREIHARHARGMGVRELADQFYLSPKTIAKILRARTAGR; from the coding sequence ATGGGCTACACCAACGCCACGGAAGTTTTGCCGAAGACCGTTCTGGAGGCAGTGCAGAAGTATATCGATGGCCAGTGCGTATACATCCCGCGCCGGGATGACCGCAGACAGGCCTGGGGAGAAAAGACGCAGACACGCGCGAACATCACGACCAGAAACCGCGAGATCCATGCCCGGCACGCCCGGGGCATGGGGGTGCGGGAACTGGCGGACCAGTTCTACCTTTCCCCCAAGACCATCGCCAAAATTCTCCGCGCACGAACCGCCGGAAGGTGA
- a CDS encoding SPFH domain-containing protein, with the protein MFSPGLTVVIFLLLLVIITISMGVRIVPQGFKFVVQRLGKYHSTLAPGLNIIIPYMDTVAYKVTTKDIVMDIPSQEVITRDNAVIITNAVAYINIVSPEKAVYGVEDYRMAIQTLVQTSLRSIVGEMDLDDALSSRDRIKARLKETISDDISDWGIMLKTVEIQDINPSDTMQHAMEEQAAAERARRATVTRAEGDKSAAILQADGRLEASRRDAEAKVVLAEADREAIVKVAEATKGGELPLVFLLGQRYVDAMRKMAENNNSKVIVLPADLPAAVRGIMGTLGK; encoded by the coding sequence ATGTTCAGTCCAGGACTTACCGTAGTCATTTTCCTGCTTCTCTTGGTCATCATCACCATCAGCATGGGCGTACGCATCGTACCCCAGGGCTTCAAGTTCGTGGTCCAGCGCCTGGGCAAGTACCATAGCACCCTGGCTCCGGGCCTGAACATCATCATTCCTTACATGGATACCGTGGCCTACAAGGTGACGACCAAGGACATCGTCATGGACATCCCCTCGCAGGAGGTCATCACCCGCGACAACGCGGTCATCATCACCAACGCCGTGGCCTACATCAATATCGTGTCTCCGGAAAAAGCGGTCTACGGAGTGGAAGACTACCGCATGGCCATCCAGACCCTGGTGCAGACTTCGCTCAGATCCATTGTCGGCGAAATGGACCTCGACGACGCCCTGTCTTCCCGGGACAGGATCAAGGCCAGACTCAAAGAAACCATCTCCGACGACATCTCGGATTGGGGCATCATGCTCAAGACCGTGGAAATCCAGGACATCAACCCCTCCGACACCATGCAGCACGCCATGGAAGAACAGGCCGCGGCCGAGCGCGCCCGACGCGCCACGGTGACCAGGGCCGAGGGCGACAAGTCGGCGGCCATCCTGCAGGCCGACGGCCGCCTGGAAGCTTCCCGCCGCGACGCCGAGGCCAAGGTCGTACTGGCCGAAGCGGACCGGGAGGCCATCGTCAAGGTGGCCGAAGCCACCAAGGGCGGCGAACTGCCGCTGGTCTTCCTGCTGGGCCAGCGCTACGTGGACGCCATGCGCAAGATGGCCGAGAACAACAACTCCAAGGTCATCGTCCTCCCCGCCGACCTGCCTGCGGCAGTGCGCGGGATCATGGGGACGCTGGGCAAATAG